Proteins from a single region of Gambusia affinis linkage group LG12, SWU_Gaff_1.0, whole genome shotgun sequence:
- the basp1 gene encoding brain acid soluble protein 1 homolog: MGGKLSKKKKGYNVNDDKSKDKDAKAEGASAEESEAPKDKKDEASAAGDAKDVANDTAAKETPAADAAAPKDEEKNAAPAAKESEKPAANAEPKAEAPKSADAAKADDKPAAAKEAPPAAKEPEAKAAAPGAAAESKGEADAKKTEAPAAPAAKAEAAPATSPDPKPTEAAAPAATKDGAAAPSSTPAADAPAKEANATEAPSKDQTVAVQD; this comes from the coding sequence ATGGGAGGCAAGCTcagcaaaaagaagaagggaTACAATGTAAACGACGACAAGTCCAAAGACAAAGACGCCAAGGCGGAGGGCGCCTCGGCCGAGGAGAGCGAAGCACCGAAGGACAAGAAGGACGAGGCCTCTGCGGCCGGCGATGCTAAAGACGTAGCGAACGACACGGCGGCCAAGGAGACGCCGGCGGCGGACGCCGCAGCGCCGAAGGACGAGGAGAAGAACGCCGCTCCCGCCGCCAAGGAGTCGGAAAAACCTGCCGCCAACGCCGAGCCCAAAGCAGAGGCACCGAAAAGCGCCGACGCTGCCAAGGCTGACGACAAACCGGCCGCGGCCAAAGAGGCGCCTCCCGCCGCCAAGGAGCCGGAGGCGAAGGCCGCGGCGCCCGGCGCTGCAGCCGAGAGCAAAGGGGAGGCCGACGCCAAAAAGACTGAGGCCCCCGCTGCACCGGCGGCCAAAGCCGAGGCGGCCCCGGCGACCTCGCCTGACCCTAAGCCCACAGAGGCAGCGGCTCCAGCGGCGACCAAAGATGGCGCCGCTGCGCCTAGTTCAACACCAGCCGCCGACGCTCCGGCCAAGGAGGCGAACGCCACGGAGGCGCCGAGCAAGGATCAAACCGTAGCAGTTCAAGATTAA